The following proteins are co-located in the Streptomyces sp. DT2A-34 genome:
- the paaA gene encoding 1,2-phenylacetyl-CoA epoxidase subunit PaaA → MTTSHAAEAPPEGQLQEHFDATISRDQRIEPRDWMPDGYRKTLIRQIAQHAHSEIIGMQPEGEWITRAPSLRRKAILFAKVQDEAGHGLYLYSAAETLGADRADLTNRLIEGRQKYSSIFNYPTMSFADVGVIGWFVDGAAICNQVPLCRSSYGPYARAMVRICKEESFHQRQGYELLMTMMRGTEAQREMVQDAVNRWWWPSLMMFGPPDDASPNSAQSMAWKIKRHTNDELRQRFVDMTVPQAEKLGVTLPDPELRWNAERGHHDFGTPDWDELMRVIKGDGPCNAQRMERRRSAHEEGAWVREAATAHAAKQAARAEKGAVA, encoded by the coding sequence ATGACGACATCACACGCCGCCGAGGCGCCCCCCGAGGGGCAGCTGCAGGAGCACTTCGATGCGACGATCTCGCGCGACCAGCGGATCGAGCCGCGTGACTGGATGCCGGACGGCTACCGCAAGACGCTGATCCGCCAGATCGCGCAGCACGCCCACTCGGAGATCATCGGCATGCAGCCGGAGGGCGAGTGGATCACGCGCGCGCCGTCCCTGCGCCGCAAGGCGATTCTCTTCGCCAAGGTGCAGGACGAGGCCGGGCACGGGCTGTATCTGTACTCGGCGGCGGAGACCCTGGGCGCCGACCGCGCGGACCTGACGAACCGGCTCATCGAGGGCCGCCAGAAGTACTCGTCGATCTTCAACTACCCGACCATGAGCTTCGCCGACGTCGGTGTGATCGGCTGGTTCGTGGACGGCGCCGCGATCTGCAACCAGGTGCCGCTGTGCCGGTCGTCGTACGGGCCGTACGCGCGCGCGATGGTGCGGATCTGCAAGGAGGAGTCCTTCCATCAGCGGCAGGGCTATGAGCTGCTGATGACGATGATGCGCGGCACCGAGGCCCAGCGGGAGATGGTGCAGGACGCGGTGAACCGCTGGTGGTGGCCGTCCCTGATGATGTTCGGCCCGCCCGACGACGCCTCGCCCAACTCCGCGCAGTCGATGGCCTGGAAGATCAAACGGCACACCAACGACGAGCTGCGCCAGCGGTTCGTCGACATGACCGTCCCGCAGGCCGAGAAGCTCGGCGTCACCCTGCCCGACCCCGAGCTGCGCTGGAACGCCGAGCGCGGCCACCACGACTTCGGCACCCCCGACTGGGACGAGCTGATGCGGGTCATCAAGGGCGACGGCCCGTGCAACGCCCAGCGGATGGAACGGCGCAGGAGCGCCCACGAGGAGGGCGCCTGGGTGCGGGAGGCGGCCACCGCCCACGCCGCCAAGCAGGCCGCCCGCGCGGAGAAGGGAGCGGTGGCATGA
- a CDS encoding TerD family protein, with protein MVHRLEPLVIRHVHRLPSPAGPAGEGAVAARQFDAALMSVGFKLSAELLARLSGLSEGTVVDTAVRTLGTVREMVGDHVRHNVYFVDFPANVPDTYDFGTRCIAEALADDTTRASVLEQLSDGVVDLLTLPSYGRYQHTYAEMLDHHEELIEAAGDRMTVLHPGADADAEVTALYLALAGSSTPLGEDALRDLEVLAEACADGPQPAEIPVRENRAVINRARLRAGSALLLDTVTDVLRLACAVSGGDVTLVEATRFRGLSRPVRRALLAGLDSVVAAAPAKLADVHAYREDFKRLGERLHPHEYPQWPHAADVFAVARGEKKARSFDSRVEELLGMHDVIGAAELLKSAPGKLFRSLDRLLRMALDQDERTTVAAAAEEVVADVSGRVLLSVREHLANRAQETGEPRVFVNRLGRAWVTEDERPPVLPPERERLIAVLDAEIRRRLPAPGHLLIDPDVLDVALPLSGRAAPAGLGVLPRGSVSPVDGELLRFFVYWKQAAHRTDYDLSALMLDADYATVCWLAYTNLKALEGEHSGDITEAPDGASEFIDLRLGAVRGEFIVPQVNIFSGEGFEEVEESFFGFMLREARQQGRPFEPRTVRMKSGLRGPGRVALPLAFLRGADGRWCAKWLHLYLKGTPAANRVEANRVSVATLLRGIVEREQLTVRYLTGLLDASSTTLWDGETVPEGPVTYIGLQRPDGLHPESRIVTPENLRDLIPA; from the coding sequence ATGGTCCACCGTCTCGAACCCCTGGTCATCCGGCACGTCCACCGTCTCCCCTCCCCCGCGGGACCCGCCGGGGAAGGCGCCGTCGCGGCACGGCAGTTCGACGCCGCGTTGATGTCCGTGGGCTTCAAGCTCTCGGCAGAGCTGCTGGCCCGTCTGTCCGGGCTGTCCGAGGGCACGGTCGTCGACACCGCGGTGCGGACGCTGGGCACGGTCCGCGAGATGGTCGGCGACCATGTGCGGCACAACGTGTACTTCGTCGACTTCCCGGCCAACGTGCCGGACACGTACGACTTCGGGACGCGCTGCATCGCCGAGGCACTCGCCGACGACACGACACGCGCGAGCGTTCTGGAGCAGTTGAGCGACGGTGTCGTCGACCTGCTCACCCTGCCGTCGTACGGCCGCTACCAGCACACCTACGCCGAAATGCTGGACCACCACGAGGAGCTGATCGAGGCGGCCGGCGACCGTATGACGGTACTGCACCCGGGCGCCGACGCGGATGCCGAAGTCACCGCCCTGTACCTGGCGTTGGCGGGCAGCAGCACCCCGCTCGGCGAGGACGCCCTGCGTGATCTGGAGGTGCTGGCCGAGGCGTGCGCCGACGGGCCGCAGCCCGCGGAGATCCCGGTCCGGGAGAACCGTGCCGTGATCAACCGGGCTCGCCTGCGGGCCGGTTCGGCGCTGCTGCTGGACACGGTCACCGATGTGCTGCGGCTGGCCTGCGCGGTGTCCGGCGGTGACGTGACCCTTGTGGAGGCGACGCGGTTCCGCGGGCTCTCCCGGCCGGTGCGCCGTGCGCTGCTGGCCGGCCTCGACTCGGTGGTCGCCGCCGCGCCCGCCAAGCTCGCGGACGTGCACGCGTACCGCGAGGACTTCAAGCGGCTCGGCGAGCGCCTGCATCCGCACGAGTACCCGCAGTGGCCGCACGCCGCCGATGTGTTCGCGGTCGCGCGGGGCGAGAAGAAGGCGCGCTCCTTCGACAGCCGGGTGGAGGAACTGCTCGGCATGCACGACGTCATCGGCGCGGCGGAGCTGCTGAAGTCGGCGCCCGGAAAACTGTTCCGCTCCCTGGACCGGCTGCTGCGCATGGCCCTCGACCAGGACGAGCGCACCACGGTCGCGGCCGCCGCCGAGGAGGTCGTGGCCGATGTCTCCGGACGGGTCCTGCTGTCGGTCCGCGAACACCTCGCCAACCGCGCGCAGGAGACCGGCGAGCCCCGCGTGTTCGTGAACCGGCTCGGCCGCGCCTGGGTCACCGAGGACGAGCGTCCGCCCGTGCTGCCGCCCGAACGGGAGCGTCTGATCGCCGTCCTCGACGCGGAGATACGGCGCCGTCTGCCGGCCCCGGGACACCTGCTGATCGACCCGGACGTCCTGGATGTCGCCCTGCCGCTCAGCGGCCGGGCCGCCCCGGCCGGACTCGGCGTACTGCCCCGCGGGTCGGTGTCGCCCGTGGACGGCGAGCTGCTGCGCTTCTTCGTGTACTGGAAGCAGGCCGCCCACCGCACCGACTACGACCTGTCGGCGCTGATGCTGGACGCCGACTACGCGACGGTCTGCTGGCTGGCGTACACCAACCTCAAGGCCCTCGAGGGCGAGCACTCCGGGGACATCACCGAGGCACCCGACGGCGCCTCCGAGTTCATCGACCTGCGCCTCGGTGCCGTGCGCGGCGAGTTCATCGTCCCGCAGGTCAACATCTTCTCCGGGGAGGGCTTCGAGGAGGTCGAGGAGTCCTTCTTCGGGTTCATGCTGCGTGAGGCGCGGCAGCAGGGCCGTCCGTTCGAGCCGCGGACCGTGCGCATGAAGTCCGGCCTGCGCGGGCCGGGCCGGGTCGCGCTGCCGCTGGCGTTCCTGCGCGGTGCGGACGGCCGGTGGTGCGCCAAGTGGCTGCACCTGTATCTGAAGGGGACTCCGGCGGCCAACCGGGTCGAGGCGAACCGGGTTTCGGTCGCGACGCTGCTGCGCGGCATCGTGGAGCGCGAGCAGCTGACGGTCCGCTACCTCACCGGCCTGCTGGACGCCTCGTCGACCACCCTCTGGGACGGCGAGACGGTTCCCGAGGGTCCCGTCACCTACATCGGCCTGCAGCGGCCGGACGGGCTGCATCCGGAGTCGCGGATCGTCACCCCCGAAAATCTGCGCGACCTGATCCCCGCGTGA
- the paaE gene encoding 1,2-phenylacetyl-CoA epoxidase subunit PaaE produces the protein MEGLREAQTAAAARPRTRRRPAFHTLRVASVTPLCADAVAVGFDIPPELAEEFAFAPGQSLTLRREIDGRDERRSYSICSPAGSSPRIGVRVVPGGLFSSWLVEDVRPGDTVEVMAPTGAFTPHLTTPGHHVLIAAGSGITPMMSIAESVLAADSRSTVTLFYGNRRTDTVMFADELADLKDLYPTRFQLAHVLSREPREAEVLSGRIDAERLSTLVDALVDVRAADHWWLCGPHGMVRDAQQVLEGLGVPAERVHQELFYADDEPVREVHHEEGGPQGPVSEVTITLDGRSTTAALPRERTILDGAQRTRPDLPFACKGGVCGTCRALVTDGKADMRRNFALEAAEVDAGYVLTCQSYPVSETLTVDYDS, from the coding sequence ATGGAAGGCCTGAGGGAAGCACAGACGGCTGCCGCGGCACGCCCGCGCACCCGCCGCCGTCCGGCCTTCCACACCCTGCGCGTCGCCTCCGTGACGCCCCTGTGCGCGGACGCGGTCGCCGTCGGCTTCGACATCCCGCCGGAGCTGGCCGAGGAGTTCGCCTTCGCGCCCGGCCAGTCGCTGACGTTGCGGCGCGAGATCGACGGGCGGGACGAGCGGCGGTCGTACTCGATCTGTTCGCCGGCTGGGTCGAGTCCTCGTATCGGCGTACGGGTCGTTCCGGGCGGCCTGTTCTCGTCGTGGCTCGTCGAGGACGTACGTCCCGGCGACACCGTCGAGGTGATGGCTCCCACCGGCGCCTTCACGCCCCACCTGACGACCCCCGGCCATCACGTGCTGATCGCGGCGGGCTCCGGCATCACGCCCATGATGTCCATCGCCGAGTCCGTCCTGGCCGCCGACTCCCGCTCGACGGTCACCCTCTTCTACGGCAACCGCCGCACCGACACCGTGATGTTCGCCGACGAGCTGGCGGACCTGAAGGACCTGTACCCGACCCGGTTCCAGCTCGCCCATGTCCTGTCCCGCGAGCCGCGGGAGGCCGAGGTGCTCTCCGGCCGTATCGACGCCGAGCGGCTGTCGACGCTGGTCGACGCGCTGGTCGACGTACGGGCCGCCGACCACTGGTGGCTGTGCGGCCCGCACGGCATGGTCCGGGACGCGCAGCAGGTGTTGGAGGGCCTCGGGGTCCCGGCGGAGCGTGTGCATCAGGAGCTGTTCTACGCCGACGACGAGCCCGTACGGGAGGTGCACCACGAGGAGGGCGGCCCGCAAGGGCCGGTCAGCGAGGTCACCATCACCCTCGACGGCCGCTCCACGACCGCCGCCCTGCCCAGGGAGCGGACCATCCTGGACGGCGCCCAACGCACCCGCCCCGACCTGCCGTTCGCCTGCAAGGGCGGCGTCTGCGGCACCTGCCGGGCCCTGGTCACCGACGGCAAGGCGGACATGCGGCGCAACTTCGCGCTGGAGGCGGCCGAGGTGGACGCCGGCTACGTCCTGACCTGTCAGTCGTACCCGGTCTCGGAGACGCTGACGGTGGACTACGACAGCTGA
- a CDS encoding LysR family substrate-binding domain-containing protein encodes MTGSEVPPSSSEAAASFRLAYVPGVTPSKWVRIWNERFPDVPLTLRAVTAAEAFDLLRDGAADAGFVRLPVDRAFFSAIPLYTETTVVVVPKDHVIAAVDEVTTDDLADEVLFHPLDDVLDWDRPPGQPAFERPATTADAVELVAAGVGLLVVPQSLARLHHRKDLTYRTLVDAPQSSIALSWPEDATTDLVEDFIGVVRGRTVNSTRGRTTSQAAPDQPKRKRPEAGGSPRRQPGTGRSPRGGSGGSGGAKGTKGAKGTGRGKPRRRS; translated from the coding sequence GTGACAGGCTCGGAAGTACCCCCTTCGTCCTCGGAAGCAGCCGCTTCCTTCCGGCTCGCGTACGTCCCGGGAGTGACCCCCTCGAAGTGGGTGCGGATCTGGAACGAGCGCTTCCCCGACGTCCCCCTGACCCTCCGCGCGGTCACCGCCGCCGAGGCGTTTGACCTGCTGCGGGACGGCGCCGCCGACGCCGGTTTCGTACGGCTGCCGGTCGACCGTGCGTTCTTCAGCGCGATCCCCCTGTACACCGAGACCACGGTCGTCGTCGTCCCCAAGGACCACGTCATCGCGGCAGTGGATGAGGTGACCACGGACGACCTGGCCGACGAGGTCCTCTTCCACCCCCTCGACGACGTCCTCGACTGGGACCGGCCACCGGGGCAGCCCGCCTTCGAGCGCCCCGCGACCACCGCGGACGCCGTCGAGCTCGTCGCGGCCGGCGTCGGCCTGCTCGTCGTACCCCAGTCGCTGGCCCGTCTCCACCACCGCAAGGACCTCACCTACCGGACGCTCGTGGACGCCCCCCAGTCGAGCATCGCCCTGTCCTGGCCGGAGGACGCGACCACCGACCTGGTCGAGGACTTCATCGGCGTCGTCCGCGGCCGCACGGTCAACAGCACCCGGGGCCGCACCACGTCCCAGGCCGCCCCGGACCAGCCCAAGCGCAAGCGCCCCGAAGCCGGCGGCAGCCCCCGGCGACAGCCGGGAACCGGCCGAAGCCCCCGCGGCGGCTCCGGCGGCTCCGGCGGCGCCAAGGGAACCAAGGGCGCCAAGGGCACGGGTCGAGGCAAGCCCCGCCGCCGGTCGTAG
- the paaC gene encoding 1,2-phenylacetyl-CoA epoxidase subunit PaaC, which translates to MSDDHVYMTLAEGHEDDTRWAYGTGFEDPLHGVDTTVPEGVDAAELAAVCVELADDALVSAQRLAEWITRAPELEEEVALANIGLDLLGQARLLYSRAGQADGTGRDEDAYAYFRDAGDFRNVRLAELPCGDFAFSIVRLLMLSSWRLAHFEQLASHPDPVLAAIATKGVKELAYHRQYAAEWVVRLGDGTEESHRRTRRALEQVAPYVGELFTAYGVRDEVVAVLRQVTEAAGLPMPVYRPLPGSGRHGEHTEHLAPLLAELQGVARAHPEATW; encoded by the coding sequence ATGAGTGACGACCACGTCTACATGACCCTCGCCGAGGGACACGAGGACGACACCCGCTGGGCGTACGGCACCGGCTTCGAGGACCCCCTGCACGGCGTGGACACCACGGTGCCCGAGGGCGTCGACGCCGCCGAACTGGCGGCCGTGTGCGTCGAGTTGGCCGACGACGCCCTGGTCTCGGCCCAGCGCCTGGCCGAGTGGATCACCCGCGCCCCCGAGCTGGAGGAGGAGGTGGCGCTGGCCAACATCGGCCTCGACCTCCTCGGCCAGGCCCGCCTGCTCTACTCCCGCGCCGGCCAGGCCGACGGCACCGGACGCGACGAGGACGCCTACGCCTACTTCCGGGACGCCGGCGACTTCCGCAACGTACGCCTGGCCGAACTCCCATGCGGCGACTTCGCGTTCTCGATCGTCCGGCTGCTGATGCTGTCCAGCTGGCGCCTCGCGCACTTCGAGCAGCTGGCGTCGCACCCGGACCCCGTGCTGGCGGCGATCGCCACGAAGGGCGTCAAGGAGCTGGCCTACCACCGACAGTACGCCGCCGAGTGGGTCGTACGCCTGGGTGACGGCACGGAGGAGTCGCACCGCCGCACACGCCGGGCCCTGGAGCAAGTGGCCCCATACGTGGGGGAGTTGTTCACGGCGTACGGCGTACGGGACGAGGTCGTCGCCGTCCTGCGCCAGGTCACCGAGGCCGCCGGCCTGCCCATGCCGGTGTACCGGCCGCTGCCCGGATCCGGCCGCCACGGCGAGCACACCGAGCATCTCGCGCCCCTGCTGGCCGAGTTGCAGGGGGTGGCCCGCGCCCACCCGGAGGCGACATGGTGA
- a CDS encoding DUF5997 family protein has translation MTSHQSTQTMKPATAAKKLGVYLEATPAEFREGVVTRAELNALQADPPQWLRDLRRDGPHPRPVVAAKLGVSIAGLARGGVTEPLTTEQIEALKQEQPEWLRKEQATQAEVRKEAARLKERNAERAAERP, from the coding sequence ATGACGTCGCACCAAAGCACCCAGACCATGAAGCCCGCCACCGCGGCCAAGAAGCTGGGTGTGTACCTCGAAGCCACCCCCGCCGAGTTCCGCGAGGGTGTCGTCACGCGCGCGGAACTGAACGCGCTGCAGGCGGACCCGCCGCAGTGGCTGCGCGACCTGCGACGCGACGGCCCGCACCCCCGCCCGGTGGTCGCGGCGAAGCTCGGCGTGTCCATCGCGGGCCTGGCCCGCGGCGGCGTCACGGAGCCCCTCACCACCGAGCAGATCGAGGCGCTCAAGCAGGAGCAGCCCGAGTGGCTGCGGAAGGAGCAGGCCACCCAGGCCGAGGTCCGCAAGGAGGCGGCCCGCCTGAAGGAGCGCAACGCGGAACGCGCCGCGGAGCGCCCCTGA
- a CDS encoding Dyp-type peroxidase, whose amino-acid sequence MPSSSMRLADAQSQPVLSPPAPVAVFLVVTIEPGGEPEVRDLLAGLAGLVRAVGFPSPDGGLCCVAGVGSTAWDRLFGDPRPRELHPFKELEGSRHRAVATPGDLLFHIRAARTDLCFALAAEIMKRLRDVVTVQDEVHQAFAYFDSRNVLGFVDGTENPVGQAAAEAAVVGDEDPAFSGGSYAIVQKYLHDVDAWEALAVEAQEKVIGRSKLTNIELDVPGSHRDVNTVTGPDGEELEILRGAMPFGRPGHGEFGTYFIAYARTPEIPEAMMRKMFLGGPESGPDPILDYSQAVTGTLFFIPPVTFLESIQERSVTD is encoded by the coding sequence ATGCCGTCGTCGTCGATGCGGTTGGCCGATGCCCAGTCACAGCCGGTGCTCAGCCCGCCGGCGCCTGTCGCCGTCTTCCTGGTGGTCACGATCGAGCCGGGTGGCGAGCCGGAGGTGCGCGATCTGCTGGCCGGGCTCGCGGGATTGGTGCGGGCCGTCGGGTTCCCCAGTCCCGACGGCGGTCTGTGCTGCGTCGCCGGAGTGGGGTCCACGGCCTGGGACCGGCTGTTCGGTGACCCGCGTCCCCGGGAGCTGCACCCCTTCAAGGAGTTGGAAGGGTCACGCCACCGTGCCGTGGCGACCCCCGGCGACCTGCTCTTCCACATCCGTGCCGCCCGCACGGACCTGTGCTTCGCCCTGGCCGCCGAGATCATGAAGCGGCTGCGCGACGTGGTCACCGTCCAGGACGAGGTCCACCAGGCGTTCGCCTACTTCGACTCGCGCAACGTCCTCGGCTTCGTCGACGGCACCGAGAACCCGGTCGGCCAGGCGGCGGCCGAGGCGGCGGTCGTCGGGGACGAGGATCCCGCGTTCAGCGGCGGAAGCTACGCCATCGTCCAGAAGTACCTGCACGACGTCGACGCCTGGGAGGCCCTGGCGGTCGAGGCCCAGGAGAAGGTGATCGGCCGCTCCAAGCTGACCAACATCGAACTCGACGTGCCCGGCTCCCACCGGGACGTGAACACGGTCACCGGCCCGGACGGGGAGGAGCTGGAGATCCTGCGCGGCGCCATGCCGTTCGGCAGGCCCGGGCACGGCGAGTTCGGCACGTACTTCATCGCCTATGCCCGTACGCCCGAGATACCGGAGGCCATGATGCGGAAGATGTTCCTGGGTGGCCCGGAATCCGGCCCCGACCCGATCCTCGACTACTCGCAGGCCGTCACCGGAACCCTCTTCTTCATCCCGCCGGTCACTTTCCTCGAGTCGATCCAGGAACGGTCCGTGACGGACTGA
- the paaD gene encoding 1,2-phenylacetyl-CoA epoxidase subunit PaaD — MVTTLLDARRARHIAEQVPDPELPMLTLADLGVLRSVETTEDGTVVASLTPTYSGCPAMAEMRADVAARLRDAGYARVEIRTVLDPPWTSDWITPAGRRKLAEHGIAPPGPAPRTRGPVPLVLSPTRRAVTCPRCGSADTEETSRFAATSCKALWRCRACREPFEYVKEI, encoded by the coding sequence ATGGTGACCACCCTGCTCGACGCCCGGCGCGCCCGGCACATCGCCGAACAGGTGCCGGACCCCGAGCTGCCCATGCTCACCCTGGCCGACCTGGGCGTCCTGCGGAGCGTCGAGACGACCGAGGACGGCACGGTCGTCGCCAGCCTGACGCCGACCTACTCGGGCTGCCCGGCCATGGCCGAGATGCGGGCGGACGTGGCGGCCCGACTGCGCGACGCGGGGTACGCGCGCGTGGAGATCCGTACGGTCCTCGATCCACCGTGGACCAGCGACTGGATCACCCCGGCAGGCCGCCGCAAGCTCGCCGAGCACGGCATCGCCCCGCCCGGCCCCGCCCCGCGCACCCGCGGCCCGGTCCCGCTCGTGCTGTCGCCCACCCGGCGCGCGGTGACCTGCCCGCGCTGCGGCTCGGCGGACACCGAGGAGACCTCCCGCTTCGCCGCCACGTCCTGCAAGGCGCTGTGGCGCTGCCGCGCCTGCCGTGAGCCGTTCGAGTACGTCAAGGAGATCTGA
- the paaB gene encoding 1,2-phenylacetyl-CoA epoxidase subunit PaaB: protein MTAERPSENPSEKQDWPLYEVFVRGKRGLNHVHVGSLHAADDRMALTHARDLYTRRNEGVSIWVVRSEHIAASTRDEKDPFFAPSADKVYRHPTFYDIPDDVPHI from the coding sequence ATGACCGCCGAGAGGCCGTCCGAGAATCCGTCCGAGAAGCAGGACTGGCCGCTGTACGAGGTGTTCGTGCGCGGCAAGCGCGGGCTCAACCACGTCCACGTGGGCTCGCTGCACGCCGCCGACGACCGGATGGCCCTCACGCACGCGCGCGACCTGTACACGCGCCGCAACGAGGGTGTCTCGATCTGGGTGGTGCGCTCGGAGCACATCGCCGCCTCGACACGCGACGAGAAGGACCCGTTCTTCGCGCCCAGCGCCGACAAGGTCTACCGCCACCCGACGTTCTACGACATCCCCGACGACGTCCCGCACATCTGA